From the Bacillota bacterium genome, the window AACACAACAAAACTGTTTTCATCTATAGGGTCAGGTACAGTAATATAAGAGTAATTATATTCACCGGTAACCATCAAGTAATAAGAGGTTTCTTCACCATCCAATTCTCCAACCATTCTAGCTCCATCAAAAACTGCAAGACCCATTATTTCTGTATTTGTATTACCTGTTTGTGGAATATTGCCTGCTGTATAGTCACCAACTAAAGGATACTCTTTGCCTTTTTCTCTATAAGTAGAACCTTCAATTGTTATATTCTGTGAATCTTCAAACTTGCTTACACTGGCAAGTGTTGCTACGGCCTGGCTGCAAAAACACTCTGTTTTCAAATAAAAGTTTATTAAAATGGTATTTGCAGTAAACCCAGTATATCTATAAGCTTGATATATCATTCTATAATATTTTGACGGATTAATTTCCAATATTGGTTGAACGTTTCTTAAGTACTCTTCTGCACTCCCTTTTACTACAACTACAAACATACTTCCTCTAAACTCCTTGCCTCTTATTAAAGCATGTATATATTTTTCTATACCCTCCCTGGCCAATTCTTCAGAAAATACAACGGCTTGCGCATGAGAAAAGTGAATTTGTTTGCTTATATAATTGTTAACCACATTAATACCTGAATATATAGTGGGAGTTTCCACTGTTGTTATTGTTACCGATTTATTTCCTCCTTCTGAACTGTTACCGCCTCCTCCGTCACTTCTTCCACCATTTCCTTCACCGCCTCCTCCAGCTCCTATTGCCTTTGGTACTGCAATCTGCAATGTCATTCTTAAAGGATTTGTTTTCCCTTTATCAAAGCCTACTGCCATTACATAAGCCATATCATCAATTTCACGTCTATCATAACATCCGGATGATAAAAATAAAAATATCAATAATAATAAGGACAGACATATTGTCCTAAAAAACATTTTTTTACTCATGACGCCTTCTTTTTATCCTCTCCTTCAAACCATACTTTTTTATAAACGAAGATATAAGTAATAAAACTAAGGGCAGAGCAAATGTAAAAATCCAAGCAAAACTCCTGAAATACGTAACTTCAAGTTTTATTGCTGTCATAAGATTGGGAGGAAGCAGGCTTAAATTAAATATAATTATGATAACAGGAATAATTAAAGGTCTGTAGTATTCCAGGTCATAAGCCTTTTTGATAAAAAAAACA encodes:
- a CDS encoding Ger(x)C family spore germination protein produces the protein MSKKMFFRTICLSLLLLIFLFLSSGCYDRREIDDMAYVMAVGFDKGKTNPLRMTLQIAVPKAIGAGGGGEGNGGRSDGGGGNSSEGGNKSVTITTVETPTIYSGINVVNNYISKQIHFSHAQAVVFSEELAREGIEKYIHALIRGKEFRGSMFVVVVKGSAEEYLRNVQPILEINPSKYYRMIYQAYRYTGFTANTILINFYLKTECFCSQAVATLASVSKFEDSQNITIEGSTYREKGKEYPLVGDYTAGNIPQTGNTNTEIMGLAVFDGARMVGELDGEETSYYLMVTGEYNYSYITVPDPIDENSFVVLNVKKRRNPTKKVQMVDGKPLAYVKVDLEGDILSIQSGLNYEDPDNVKILEEWVEKFFREGILRFLKKTAEEYGTDICSLGENMRIKFLTWNDWMEFKWLDRYKDTKFSVDVSFKIRRPGLILRSNPAVSTERSK